From Saccharomyces paradoxus chromosome III, complete sequence, a single genomic window includes:
- the PBN1 gene encoding Pbn1p (Component of glycosylphosphatidylinositol-mannosyltransferase I~similar to YCL052C): protein MVTRHRVTVLYNAPEDIGNHMSQNDTHLTVRGGAGVVLQQRWLLERTESMDESFTRITWRPRADLTRELSVIENELSAGFSVYSNSSKVPERFISNPVYNSFHSEKFDIEQHLPPEVDLNLLWNPENFTYDITVEPSQIQIVEYRLLKQGEEFTIGKVKDEKLEVGIFFVDASDESDVDIGGIRCNWRMDDSKLERCQKTSLLYKQGHIAYNHSPTTTSVYLNQPVGLHPKVMIDLTGFEERPQCMYLMHLQLPLELFVDKFQSSPLLLFGEDDLELPEYSLRDKAWGSESIFELKAGTMNEVTLHSRYIEPSNGEGDRLEVAFDPEVILACDTGDNKVSRNPFYKKGLGYESLFTDDTTFRHLNSTTLLVPIPRPDTNDYSKIKNGTLLCLLISIIYIFSKVFGNNKKRTSVKQE, encoded by the coding sequence ATGGTGACAAGACATAGAGTAACTGTGCTCTATAATGCTCCTGAGGATATTGGTAACCATATGAGTCAAAATGACACCCATTTGACTGTTCGTGGCGGTGCTGGCGTGGTTTTACAACAAAGGTGGCTATTAGAGAGGACCGAAAGCATGGATGAATCCTTTACGAGAATCACTTGGAGGCCCAGAGCAGATTTGACTAGAGAATTGAGCGTTATTGAGAATGAACTGAGTGCCGGATTTTCAGTTTACTCAAATTCTTCGAAGGTGCCAGAAAGATTTATTAGTAACCCCGTCTACAATTCATTTCATAGTGAGAAGTTTGATATAGAGCAGCACTTACCTCCCGAAGTAGATTTGAACCTGCTCTGGAATCCGGAAAATTTCACATATGATATAACAGTGGAGCCCTCACAAATCCAAATTGTTGAGTATCGTCTGTTGAAACAGGGTGAAGAATTTACAATTGGCAAAGTGAAGGATGAGAAACTTGAAGTGGGTATATTCTTTGTGGATGCCAGTGATGAAAGTGATGTTGATATTGGTGGAATACGTTGTAATTGGAGAATGGACGATAGTAAGCTGGAAAGATGTCAGAAAACATCTTTATTGTATAAACAGGGCCATATCGCCTATAATCACTCCCCAACTACGACATCAGTATATTTGAATCAACCCGTTGGTTTGCACCCAAAAGTCATGATTGATCTCACAGGTTTCGAAGAACGCCCGCAATGTATGTACTTAATGCACTTGCAATTGCCTTTAGAATTATTTGTCGATAAGTTCCAATCCTCTCCCTTACTACTTTTTGGAGAAGACGACTTAGAATTACCAGAATACTCCCTTCGAGATAAGGCATGGGGTTCCGAGAGCATCTTTGAATTGAAGGCCGGCACTATGAATGAAGTGACATTACATTCTAGATATATTGAACCTTCTAATGGTGAAGGGGATAGATTGGAGGTTGCATTCGATCCAGAAGTTATATTAGCCTGCGATACAGGTGACAATAAAGTTTCCCGCAACcctttttataaaaaaggCCTAGGATATGAATCCCTCTTCACAGACGATACTACATTCCGCCATTTGAACTCGACAACTCTACTTGTACCTATTCCAAGACCTGATACAAATGATTATTCCAAGATCAAAAATGGTACGTTGCTATGCTTACTCATCTCTATCatatacattttttccaagGTATTTGGTAACAACAAAAAGAGAACGTCAGTAAAACAGGAATAA
- the LRE1 gene encoding Lre1p (Protein involved in control of cell wall structure and stress response~similar to YCL051W), with translation MPNTHTQHVQISEPNPVNTLSTPSKRGHRHRRSLAISGDFDFLNQPAAIVNLPPPQAAENCPATAPTFVSNTLSPIRYNKFPCKTNEDAGTLDLPEPRFYPLSPKNNLQTPSPRFFISEEPSFSSPVKGVPDAIINLDDALKTKPRSFKSHRRSESAPPDLEVMVGKGDCTASSNSMIKEEEDSLIESETKNEPYQQELPTALLSPLRPSLCVSEQAIDVDDSVLNGSPTHHNHGMQNPNARNSNTFNSLKIKGQKQRYYHYTKQLPLTAGCDSQSPKEQKSAAPATINQAMTPSSLAYTPSKLASTPATPVSYYDSNAGINLEDDNYPLKDTPRYAKDNFPKKCGNSQLNRVLDTDKRHDFSGEARRRRSGSPISHMQHRNLIDNMKGRRNSNTINSIFNYKSQHYEMPYDDMMKNENNNAQSMPFSINGADNESSIGGVTLKEDHAPFQHSPVKSCTPDGKEGINRLKSNDSNEYSTFEGQIRTDSQLSKDILMGEPGDMVDLSSFVTTLRKASNETGDLAFNLSQDDKNDTNNAPKAIHTNNSAAESNESWCISDSALGKQAQDGEVRRKRKSKLGLFRHIFSRK, from the coding sequence ATGCCCAATACGCATACTCAACATGTGCAAATATCAGAGCCAAATCCTGTAAATACTTTGTCTACTCCATCAAAAAGAGGTCACCGCCATCGCAGGTCACTAGCAATATCAGGagattttgattttttaaaCCAGCCTGCAGCAATTGTGAATTTGCCACCTCCACAAGCAGCTGAAAATTGTCCTGCAACTGCCCCAACTTTCGTATCAAACACGCTATCGCCAATACGCTATAATAAATTTCCTTGCAAAACCAATGAAGACGCTGGAACGTTAGATTTGCCTGAACCAAGATTTTATCCGTTATCGCCAAAGAACAACTTGCAAACACCGAGTCCTCGATTTTTCATTAGTGAAGAGCCAAGTTTCTCATCGCCAGTTAAAGGAGTCCCTGATGCCATTATCAACCTTGACGATGCGTTGAAGACAAAACCCAGGTCATTCAAGTCACATAGAAGGTCTGAATCCGCACCTCCCGACTTAGAGGTTATGGTTGGTAAAGGCGACTGTACAGCTAGTTCCAACTCTATgattaaagaagaagaggacTCTTTAATTGAAtcagaaacaaaaaatgaacCGTACCAGCAAGAACTTCCGACAGCTCTATTATCCCCACTGCGGCCCTCCCTTTGTGTATCTGAACAGGCCATTGATGTAGATGACTCAGTCCTTAATGGGTCTCCGACCCATCACAATCATGGAATGCAAAACCCTAATGCGCGGAATTCCAACACATTCAATTCGTTGAAGATCAAAGGCCAAAAGCAAAGGTATTACCACTATACAAAGCAGTTACCTTTGACCGCGGGCTGTGACTCACAATCTccaaaagaacaaaagtCGGCCGCCCCAGCGACAATTAATCAGGCAATGACACCTTCTTCTCTGGCCTATACCCCTTCAAAACTAGCGTCTACACCGGCAACACCAGTATCGTATTACGATAGCAATGCGGGCATTAACTTGGAAGATGATAACTATCCACTAAAAGATACCCCTAGATATGCCAAGGacaattttccaaaaaagtGTGGTAATTCACAGCTTAATCGTGTGTTGGATACTGATAAAAGACACGATTTTAGCGGAGAAGcgagaagaagaagatcgGGCAGTCCTATCTCTCACATGCAACACCGCAACTTGATTGATAATATGAAGGGTAGACGGAACAGTAACACGATAAACTCGATTTTCAATTACAAGAGTCAACATTATGAAATGCCTTACGATGATATGATgaaaaacgaaaacaataatgcaCAGTCCATGCCCTTTTCAATCAACGGTGCTGACAATGAAAGTAGTATCGGAGGAGTTACCTTGAAAGAGGATCACGCACCCTTTCAACACTCTCCTGTCAAATCCTGCACGCCTGACGGTAAAGAAGGAATCAATAGACTCAAAAGTAATGACAGTAATGAATATTCCACATTTGAAGGACAGATCAGAACCGATTCGCAACTAAGTAAGGACATTCTCATGGGTGAACCAGGTGACATGGTTGATCTGTCTTCTTTTGTCACCACACTGAGGAAGGCCTCAAATGAAACTGGCGACTTGGCCTTTAATTTATCCCAGGATGATAAGAATGATACCAATAATGCACCGAAAGCCATCCATACAAACAACAGCGCGGCAGAAAGTAATGAAAGCTGGTGTATTAGCGACAGTGCGTTGGGAAAGCAAGCGCAGGATGGGGAAGttagaaggaaaagaaaatccaaattAGGACTCTTTAgacatattttttcaagaaagtaA
- the APA1 gene encoding bifunctional AP-4-A phosphorylase/ADP sulfurylase (AP4A phosphorylase~similar to YCL050C) yields the protein MSIPADIASLISDKYKSAFDNGNLKFIHTETKKTKDPKTSMPYLISHMPSLIEKPERGQTPEGEDPLGKPEEELTVIPELGGANDKSYKLLLNKFPVIPEHTLLVTNEYQHQTDALTPTDLLTAYKLLCALDDEESDKRHMVFYNSGPASGSSLDHKHLQILQMPEKFVTFQDRLCNGKEHFLPTFNTEPLQDAKVSFAHFVLPMPESEEAVDEELLAMCYISILQRALTFFQDWLNENPELKKSYNLMLTKEWICVVPRSKAFSDEMKIGFNSTGYCGMILTKNDEVFSKITEKPELINDILLECGFPNTSGQKPNEYNY from the coding sequence atgagtATTCCCGCTGACATTGCATCTTTAATCAGTGACAAGTACAAGAGTGCTTTCGACAATGGTAACTTAAAATTTATCCATACTGAAACGAAGAAAACTAAGGATCCGAAAACTAGTATGCCATACTTGATTAGCCATATGCCAAGTCTGATCGAAAAGCCAGAGCGTGGTCAAACTCCAGAAGGAGAGGATCCATTAGGTAAACCTGAGGAAGAATTAACGGTTATCCCAGAATTAGGTGGTGCCAATGACAAATCGTATAAATTACTATTAAACAAATTTCCTGTAATCCCTGAGCACACTTTATTGGTAACTAACGAATATCAACATCAAACTGATGCTTTGACCCCAACCGATTTGTTGACTGCTTATAAATTGCTGTGTGCCTTGGACGATGAAGAATCCGACAAAAGACACATGGTCTTTTACAATTCTGGCCCAGCCAGTGGTTCTTCACTAGACCATAAACATTTGCAAATTCTGCAAATGCCTGAAAAGTTCGTTACCTTCCAAGATAGACTATGTAATGGTAAGGAACATTTCCTACCTACTTTCAACACTGAACCATTGCAAGATGCTAAAGTCTCATTTGCTCATTTTGTCTTGCCAATGCCAGAATCCGAAGAAGCTGTTGATGAAGAACTTTTAGCTATGTGTTACATCTCCATATTGCAGAGAGCTTTGACTTTTTTCCAGGACTGGTTGAACGAAAATCCAGAACTAAAGAAATCCTACAATCTTATGTTGACCAAGGAGTGGATCTGTGTCGTTCCACGTTCGAAAGCCTTCTCTGATGAAATGAAGATAGGCTTCAACTCCACAGGTTACTGTGGTATGATCTTAAccaaaaatgatgaagttTTCTCCAAGATTACTGAAAAACCTGAATTAATCAACGATATCTTATTGGAATGTGGTTTCCCAAATACTTCTGGTCAAAAACCAAACGAATACAACTACTGA
- a CDS encoding uncharacterized protein (similar to YCL049C) produces MFSKYIVIASSVFAALTSAASTVDLDALLLLPGVESHDGVNTVFSTKDFYQVSFVESIAPAIVNSSVIFHDVSRRVAIGNVKSRAGALDSEETYYDWEQYQVVNSGDWQTEYTPVSECIWREEKDKSDETPDRFPISVPYNWTSQYSIVDYDTDANEDGLDFRFIKSLLDKRNWLKKIDETVSQSSIMVAPMIKPYDVVQLWYSKYMVWANVQRQYCSGIYPRGTQCGAWSRYYHVDAPTCDEPIASYMTKMLEDEVQCPNERNATTSEPLRLNNEGGPDFFLAVEEEEEKGSKSLWSSLKEVFSKRS; encoded by the coding sequence ATGTTTAGTAAATACATCGTAATTGCTTCTTCCGTCTTTGCGGCTTTGACCTCTGCGGCATCTACGGTCGATTTAGATGCCCTGCTTCTGCTACCAGGGGTGGAGTCGCACGACGGCGTTAATACTGTATTTTCGACTAAAGACTTTTATCAAGTGTCATTCGTCGAATCGATTGCTCCTGCTATCGTAAACAGCTCCGTGATCTTCCATGATGTGTCTCGTCGTGTGGCCATAGGCAATGTCAAGAGTAGAGCAGGCGCCTTGGATTCAGAGGAAACGTATTATGATTGGGAACAGTACCAAGTGGTGAATAGCGGCGATTGGCAAACCGAATATACTCCCGTCTCTGAATGCATTTGGAGAGAGGAGAAGGACAAGAGCGACGAAACACCGGACAGATTTCCTATCTCAGTGCCATATAATTGGACGTCACAGTACTCAATTGTCGACTATGACACAGACGCTAATGAAGATGGTTTAGATTTTAGGTTTATTAAATCGTTGCTAGATAAGAGAAACtggttgaaaaaaattgacgAGACTGTCTCCCAATCTAGTATCATGGTAGCACCAATGATTAAGCCATACGACGTGGTCCAGCTTTGGTATTCAAAATACATGGTTTGGGCAAACGTTCAAAGACAATACTGTAGCGGTATTTACCCAAGAGGGACTCAATGTGGCGCTTGGTCCAGGTATTACCATGTGGATGCTCCTACGTGCGATGAACCTATTGCGTCTTACATGACGAAAATGCTGGAAGATGAGGTTCAATGTCCTAATGAGAGAAACGCAACTACCTCAGAACCTCTTCGCCTGAATAATGAGGGAGGGcctgatttctttttggctgtcgaggaagaggaagagaaagGATCAAAATCTCTCTGGAGTTCATTAAAGGAAgtcttttccaaaagaagTTAA
- a CDS encoding uncharacterized protein (similar to YCL048W), with product MQIKNIVAVLATVTAIHAQAGIEPNATTPNATQPNVTQPNTTLPTASVTTTVSIGDAVVNTMAAGAFGAAIAAGVAFLF from the coding sequence ATGCAAATCAAAAACATTGTCGCTGTTCTAGCCACAGTCACTGCTATCCACGCCCAAGCTGGCATTGAACCTAATGCCACTACTCCAAATGCTACGCAGCCAAATGTCACCCAACCAAATACAACTCTTCCCACCGCTTCGGTGACTACGACTGTTTCGATTGGTGACGCCGTTGTTAACACCATGGCGGCTGGTGCCTTTGGGGCAGCAATCGCTGCTGGTGTTGCTTTCTTATTCTAA
- the SPS22 gene encoding Sps22p (similar to YCL048W), with product MNRIIGKGCLFAIVLASLLITQTLGAAIDPPRRPHNVKPFNNGKPELQRRANEPFFEIDVKSLNTNSPISELCKKDLHIIESSQELFHLQNQCEFILGSLQVSNYDSNILDLNSLRAIGGDLIIQDSPELIRIQAGNLNKIEGLFQLQGLTSLVSVEIPTLKFCRSLEWKVVPILNYVSMDSQNIEIIKDIIISDTSLANIENFNKVQEIDTFNINNNRFLETIHSNVKTIRGQFSVHANAKELELEMPHLREVENITIRDTSLVYLPQLTKVRSSLEFIENYFYELNLNNLQKIGGTLGIINNVNLMKIDLENVTDIQGGLMITDNESLEDITFLPNLKQIGGAIFFEGSFKDIMFDSLKLVKGSAFIKSSSNVLDCNKWTNPSNGRSIIRGGKFTCISGKEENTLNVKQDGTIIEKGYKDLTQEGDDSKRRVISKFTNSASPSKQLDLLLLGTCLVAMLLL from the coding sequence ATGAACCGTATTATTGGGAAAGGCTGTTTGTTTGCGATTGTATTGGCATCACTACTGATCACACAAACGTTGGGCGCCGCTATTGATCCACCAAGGCGACCACATAATGTGAAACCATTCAATAATGGTAAGCCCGAACTTCAAAGAAGAGCAAATGaacctttttttgaaatagaTGTCAAAAGTTTGAACACAAACTCGCCGATATCAGAATTGTGTAAAAAAGATTTGCACATCATTGAATCCTCACaagaactttttcacttaCAAAACCAATGTGAATTTATACTGGGGTCCTTACAAGTCTCAAACTATGACTCTAACATCTTAGACTTGAACAGTTTGAGAGCCATCGGTGGTGATCTGATTATCCAAGATTCGCCTGAACTGATCAGAATCCAGGCTGGAAACTTAAATAAAATCGAAGGGCTCTTCCAATTACAAGGACTAACCTCTTTGGTTTCTGTTGAAATTCCAACCTTGAAATTTTGTCGGTCGCTGGAGTGGAAAGTTGTTCCGATCTTGAACTACGTGTCCATGGATTCTCAGAACATTGAGATTATTAAAGATATTATCATATCGGATACTTCATTAGCCAACATCGAGAACTTCAACAAGGTTCAGGAAATTGATActttcaatatcaataataatagatTTTTAGAAACCATTCATTCGAATGTTAAAACCATCAGGGGACAATTCAGTGTTCATGCCAACGCTAAGGAGCTAGAACTCGAAATGCCACACTTGAGAGAAGTGGAAAACATCACGATTAGAGACACATCTTTAGTCTATCTGCCACAATTGACAAAAGTGAGGAGCTCTTTAGAGTTCATCGAAAACTACTTTTACGAATTGAACCTGAACAATCTGCAAAAAATTGGTGGGACATTAGGAATTATCAACAATGtaaatttaatgaaaattgatttggaaaacgTAACAGACATCCAAGGTGGCCTAATGATTACCGATAACGAATCCCTCGAGGATATTACTTTCCTGCCAAACTTGAAGCAAATTGGAGGTGCCATTTTCTTCGAAggttctttcaaagatatcATGTTCGATAGCTTGAAACTGGTAAAAGGCAGCGCTTTTATTAAGAGTTCATCGAACGTGTTGGATTGCAATAAATGGACAAATCCATCAAATGGAAGGTCAATCATAAGAGGTGGAAAATTCACTTGTATTTCTGGTAAGGAGGAAAATACGCTGAACGTGAAGCAGGATGGTACAATCATAGAAAAAGGCTACAAGGATTTAACGCAGGAAGGGGACGACTCAAAGAGAAGAgtgatttcaaaattcaCAAACTCGGCAAGCCCAAGCAAACAATTGGatctccttcttcttggCACATGCCTTGTTGCTATGTTATTGCTTTAA